One Thermodesulfobacteriota bacterium DNA segment encodes these proteins:
- the thpR gene encoding RNA 2',3'-cyclic phosphodiesterase, with translation MRCFLGIALPPSVRDAVEAAILPFRGTRGDVSWVAKGNLHITLKFLGEIRPERIPDVGEAVSGAAGEASPFSLEASGGGTFPSARNPRVLWAGLREPLELVGKLQQNIENALSGAGFPREDRPFHPHITVGRVRGALPAAWGERFVQGLSGRDFGIVPVSSIVLYESRLAPGGAIYSVVREFPLGKENAR, from the coding sequence ATGAGGTGCTTTCTCGGCATCGCCCTGCCGCCGTCCGTCCGGGACGCCGTCGAGGCGGCGATCCTGCCGTTCCGCGGGACCCGGGGCGACGTGTCCTGGGTCGCGAAGGGGAACCTGCATATCACCTTGAAGTTCCTCGGCGAAATCCGCCCGGAGCGGATTCCCGACGTAGGGGAGGCGGTCTCCGGGGCCGCGGGAGAGGCATCGCCGTTCTCCCTCGAGGCGTCCGGCGGAGGAACGTTCCCTTCCGCGAGGAACCCGAGGGTTCTCTGGGCCGGTCTCCGGGAACCGCTTGAATTGGTCGGGAAGTTGCAACAGAATATTGAAAACGCGCTTTCGGGGGCCGGGTTTCCCCGCGAGGATCGTCCGTTCCACCCGCACATCACCGTCGGGCGTGTCCGCGGGGCCCTTCCTGCCGCATGGGGCGAACGGTTCGTCCAGGGGCTGTCCGGCCGGGACTTCGGAATCGTGCCCGTATCGTCGATCGTGCTGTATGAAAGCCGCCTCGCTCCGGGAGGCGCGATCTATTCCGTGGTCCGGGAATTCCCCCTGGGGAAGGAGAACGCAAGATGA
- a CDS encoding nicotinamide-nucleotide amidohydrolase family protein: protein MAYRVTDAASARLGKLLRESGKKLAVAESCTGGLLAGAITAVPGSSDYFLGGVVAYHNGVKTAALGVPPGLIDSRGAVSAEVASAMAEGVLDRFPADVSIATTGVAGPGGGSRGKPVGTVWVAVALRGGVRYSHRFRFRGDRGKVRRDTVRAAIAAASGLLTGKQGSSA, encoded by the coding sequence ATGGCTTATCGGGTGACCGACGCCGCCTCCGCGCGCCTGGGGAAGCTCCTCCGGGAGTCGGGAAAGAAGCTCGCCGTGGCGGAATCGTGCACCGGGGGGCTGCTGGCGGGGGCGATCACCGCCGTGCCCGGCAGCTCCGATTATTTCCTGGGCGGGGTGGTCGCGTATCACAACGGCGTGAAGACCGCCGCCCTCGGGGTCCCGCCCGGGCTGATCGATTCCCGCGGGGCGGTCAGCGCGGAGGTCGCTTCGGCGATGGCGGAGGGGGTTCTCGACCGGTTTCCCGCGGACGTATCGATCGCCACGACGGGTGTCGCGGGGCCGGGCGGAGGGAGCCGGGGGAAGCCGGTCGGGACGGTCTGGGTGGCCGTCGCCCTCCGCGGCGGTGTACGGTACTCGCACCGGTTCCGGTTCCGCGGGGACCGCGGAAAGGTCCGCCGGGATACGGTCCGCGCCGCGATCGCCGCCGCGTCGGGGCTGCTGACCGGAAAGCAAGGATCGTCCGCATGA
- a CDS encoding phosphatidylglycerophosphatase A: MRGGLRAVASGFGAGFAPVAPGTAGTLACLPLWYLTGGTGVGHYLLLGAVLLVSVPAAREGLAAAREKDPPRVVIDEIAGMLLASTGIPWGWRNALLLFLLFRAFDVFKFGPAAWLDAREGALYVVADDLAAGVYAAVAYRGIAWLIG; the protein is encoded by the coding sequence GTGCGCGGGGGGTTGCGCGCCGTCGCCTCGGGGTTCGGGGCCGGGTTTGCCCCCGTGGCGCCCGGGACCGCGGGGACGCTCGCCTGCCTTCCCCTTTGGTATCTGACGGGCGGGACGGGCGTCGGCCATTACCTGTTGCTGGGAGCGGTCCTGCTGGTCTCCGTTCCCGCCGCCCGGGAGGGGCTGGCGGCCGCCCGGGAAAAGGATCCGCCGCGGGTGGTGATCGACGAGATCGCCGGGATGCTCCTTGCGTCGACGGGGATTCCCTGGGGGTGGCGGAACGCCCTCCTGCTCTTCCTTCTGTTCCGGGCGTTCGATGTGTTCAAGTTCGGTCCCGCCGCCTGGCTCGACGCGAGGGAAGGTGCGCTGTACGTGGTGGCGGACGACCTGGCCGCGGGGGTCTACGCGGCCGTCGCATACCGGGGGATCGCATGGCTTATCGGGTGA